One region of Salvia miltiorrhiza cultivar Shanhuang (shh) chromosome 3, IMPLAD_Smil_shh, whole genome shotgun sequence genomic DNA includes:
- the LOC131014381 gene encoding auxin-responsive protein IAA16-like: MGTEHENRLEYDETELRLGLPGGGSEKNSGCLKRGFSQTIDLKLNLNASMASSSSTPHHQLVKQEEKTAKPPAKAQVVGWPPVRSFRKNILAVQKDGGGGVAAAFVKVSLDGAPYLRKVDLKMYNSYQQLSEALGKMFSSSTIGDCGSQGVMSESKLIDLLNGSDYVPTYEDKDGDWMLVGDVPWEMFVDSCKRLRIMKSSEAVGLAPRAVEKCKNRA, encoded by the exons ATGGGGACGGAGCATGAGAATCGCTTGGAATACGACGAGACAGAGCTGAGGTTAGGGTTGCCCGGTGGAGGAAGTGAGAAGAATAGTGGGTGTTTGAAGAGAGGCTTTTCTCAAACTATTGATTTGAAGCTCAATTTGAACGCatccatggcttcttcttcatcaactcCGCATCATCAACTTGTCAAACAAGAGGAGAAGACTGCGAAGCCACCTGCAAA GGCCCAAGTAGTAGGTTGGCCACCAGTTAGATCCTTCAGAAAGAACATCCTGGCCGTCCAAaaggacggcggcggcggcgttgcGGCGGCATTTGTGAAAGTGAGCCTAGATGGGGCGCCGTACCTCCGGAAAGTGGACTTGAAAATGTATAACAGCTACCAACAACTCTCTGAGGCCCTAGGAAAAATGTTCAGCTCCTCTACAATTG GCGATTGTGGTTCTCAAGGGGTGATGAGTGAGAGCAAATTGATAGACCTTTTGAATGGGTCTGATTATGTGCCTACTTATGAAGATAAAGATGGAGACTGGATGCTTGTTGGAGATGTTCCATGGGA GATGTTCGTTGATTCATGCAAACGTCTCAGGATAATGAAGAGTTCGGAGGCCGTTGGGCTAG CACCAAGAGCAGTGGAGAAGTGCAAGAACAGAGCGTAA